In one window of Ovis aries strain OAR_USU_Benz2616 breed Rambouillet chromosome 3, ARS-UI_Ramb_v3.0, whole genome shotgun sequence DNA:
- the CMPK2 gene encoding UMP-CMP kinase 2, mitochondrial → MTFGRHPRARRLLARLSGRRRGACARAMEPPRCFALELPGCTLAHFAVGEQAPGARPDPRVAALLGPPGRSYSLSVPGAGGVGARVRAARLHQHLRQQLRRGPFQRCELRRLLGYCPDGGAGALQHGFLLRDPRDSPDTRQALLALLDACPEAPRPLLAEFSRDPLCQLWQRAWERRDGWGWQQLGGERVGPAPEPALHPVVPDLPSSGVFPHREAARAVLEACTSFIPEARDVLDLVDQCPEQVQKGRFPVIVIEGLDATGKTTVTQSVSDSLKAVLLKSPPSCISQWRKIFDDEPTIIRRAFYSLGNYIVASEIAKESTKSPVIVDRYWHSTATYAIATEVSGGLQHLPPVHHPIYQWPRDLLKPDLVLLLTVSPEERMQRIEGRGMEKTREEAELETNSIFRQKVEVCYQRMENPGCHVVDASPSREKVLQMVLSVIQNNCN, encoded by the exons ATGACCTTCGGCCGCCACCCGCGCGCGCGGCGGCTGCTCGCGCGCCTCTCGGGCCGGCGGCGCGGGGCCTGCGCTCGGGCCATGGAGCCGCCGCGCTGCTTCGCGCTGGAGCTGCCGGGCTGCACGCTGGCGCACTTTGCGGTGGGCGAGCAGGCCCCGGGCGCGCGCCCCGACCCCCGCGTGGCCGCGCTCCTGGGCCCCCCGGGCCGCAGCTACTCGCTGAGCGTGCCGGGGGCCGGGGGCGTGGGGGCCCGGGTGCGCGCGGCCCGGCTTCATCAGCACCTGCGGCAGCAGCTGCGGCGCGGCCCCTTCCAGAGGTGCGAGCTGCGCCGGCTGCTGGGCTACTGCCCGGACGGCGGCGCCGGGGCCCTGCAGCACGGCTTCCTGCTCCGTGACCCCCGCGACAGCCCCGACACCCGGCAAGCGCTGCTGGCGCTGCTGGACGCCTGCCCCGAGGCCCCGCGCCCGCTCTTGGCCGAGTTCTCCCGGGACCCGCTCTGCCAGCTGTGGCAGCGCGCCTGGGAGCGGCGGGACGGCTGGGGCTGGCAGCAGCTGGGCGGCGAGCGCGTGGGGCCCGCACCGGAGCCCGCCCTGCACCCGGTGGTGCCCGACCTGCCCAGCTCCGGGGTCTTCCCGCACCGGGAGGCCGCCCGCGCAGTCTTGGAGGCG TGCACGTCCTTCATTCCTGAAGCCCGAGATGTGCTCGATCTGGTGGACCAGTGCCCAGAGCAGGTCCAGAAGGGAAGGTTCCCCGTCATTGTCATTGAGGGCTTGGATGCCACAG GTAAAACCACCGTGACCCAGTCAGTTTCAGATTCACTCAAGGCTGTTCTCTTGAAGTCACCACCCTCTTGCATCAGCCAGTGGAGGAAAATCTTTGATGATGAACCAACTATCATTAGAAGAGCTTTTTACTCTTTGGGCAATTATATCGTGGCTTCTGAAATAGCTAAAGAATCTACCAAATCGCCTGTGATTGTCGACAG GTACTGGCACAGCACGGCCACCTATGCCATAGCCACCGAGGTGAGTGGGGGCCTCCAGCACTTGCCCCCCGTCCATCACCCTATATACCAGTGGCCCAGGGACCTGCTCAAACCCGACCTGGTCCTGCTGCTCACCGTGAGCCCCGAGGAGAGGATGCAGAGGATTGAGGGCCGAGGCATGGAGAAGACCAGAGAGGAGGCTGAACTGGAGACCAACAGCATATTTCGTCAAAA GGTAGAAGTGTGCTACCAGCGGATGGAGAACCCCGGCTGCCACGTGGTGGATGCCAGCCCATCACGAGAAAAGGTCCTCCAGATGGTGTTAAGTGTAATCCAAAATAATTGCAATTAA